The DNA window ATTCAACTTCAATTGTTAAATATGCAGGGACATCTTTTATAACAGCTAGTTCATCATCAAAGTATTCATCAGGTAAATTACCAATTGTTGCATATGTGAAAATTAATGGATCTTCAGTTATATTTACAGTGTATTTTTTAGTTTCCATTATATTTTTTAATGTTTGTGAACCTTCAAAAAGAGTGCAGGATACTTTATCATCACCTAAATACTTAAATCCAAAAGGTCCTGCATTTTTTTCTCCTTTGGAATTTTCAGTAGTATAAATACATTCATATTGGAGGCCTTTTTCAATACCTATTCCTTCTAAATTGAATTCCACTTAGTTGCCTCCTTTGATTATAACCATTTGTTCATCAGATAATTTAAGTATCTTATTGAATATTTCACCTGTTTTATTTAGAAGTTCTTCTAATTCAGCCAGTTCATTATCTATCTTTGGATTTACACCACCAATACTTTCCTTAAGTCCAGCAATACCATCATTTAATTGTGATTCATATGCAGGAAATACTTCATCAACATGTTCAAAAAATGGCTGGTATTCATTTACATTAATTTCATTCTGGGATAAATCATCAACTATGTCATTGTAGAACTCTTCAAATTCAGAGGAAGCTTTTCTAAAATCAGGTAAAGTTCTTTTTATCTTAATAGCTAGTTTATTAAAGTCTTCAGCATCTGTTGATGAATTTATAAGGTCTGTGTTATCTTGAATTATATCTCCAATTTTTGCAAATCCATTGTTTAATCTTGTCATTGCAATTGTGTATAATTCTAAATTTAATTCACTATTCATATTATTACACTCAATTTTTTATTAGAATATTATTTGTTTAATTTTATATATTAATTAATAGATATTTTCATAAATTAACACCTGTTATGTAATTGATGGTTAATTTATTTATTTTTCTTTTATTTTCAAAAATAATTACTTAAATTATTTAAATTTTATTTTAATGCTTTTATTTTATTTATTTTAATATTTTAATCTTAGTTTTGGAGTCATTTTTTATTTAAGAAATGTTACTTTAATATTTTTAAATTGTTATTTTTCATTATTTCTATAATTTTAATGTATTTTTTCTATTATAACATTGAAATATTTTTTAATTAATATTGAAATATTCTATTCTTCCTATTTATTGTCAATTTGGATATTTGTTAAATTAAAATTTTATTTTTGTTAATTTATTCAATTAAAAAGCCTATTTATCAATATCTTTATATAGTATTATAAAATTAAATAGTAGTAAGATAATTGTTAATTATTTATCATTATAAATTAGGTAAATAATTGATGAAAGATATGTAATATATAAGGAGATAAAATCTATGAGAGATCTTAATAAGATATTTAAACCTGATTCTGTGGCTGTTATTGGTGCTTCCAATACTCCAGGTAAAGTAGGGTATATCATTGTAGATAATATGGTATCTGGAGGATACCAAGGTAAAATATATCCTGTAAATCCTAATGCAGATGGTGAAATTCAAGGATTAAAAGCTTATGCAAATATTAAGGATATCCCAGATAAGGTTGACTTAGTGATTATGTCTATTCCAGCAGTCTTTGTAAATGACTCAGTTAGAGACTGTGGTGAAGCTGGCGTAGAAAATATGGTTGTAATTAGTGCTGGTTTCAAAGAAATTGGTGAAGAAGGTGCAAAATTAGAAGAAGAATTAACTGCACTTGGTGAAGAATATGGAATAAACATTATCGGTCCAAACAGTTTAGGAACAACTGATTCTCACACTCCATTAAACTCTTCATTCTCACAAATGATGCCTCCTGCAGGAAACATTGCATTTATTTCCCAAAGTGGTGCAATGATGGTAGCTATTCTTGATTGGAGTGTAAGATCTGGAATTGGATTCAGTAAAGTAATTAGTCTTGGTAACAAAGCAGGTGTAACTGAAACTGAATTAATGAAATATCTTGCAGATGACCCAGAAACTGCAGTAATTATCTGTTACTTAGAATCAATTAGTGAAGATGATGACTTCATCAACTCTATGAGAGAAACTGCAGCTAAAAAACCTATTATCATTCTTAAATCTGGTTCAAGTAGTGCAGGAGCAGAAGCTGCATCCTCACACACAGGTGCATTAGCTGGTAGTGACTTAGCATTCGATACTGCATTTAAACAATCTGGAATCTTACGTGTAGAAACCATGGCTGACTTATTTGACTTAGGTTTAGCATTTTCCAAAGCACCATTACCAACTGGTCCTAATGTAGCTATTATTACCAATGCTGGTGGTGGAGGAGTAGTAACTGTAGATGCTATGGAAAAAGCAGGATTAAAACTTGTTCAATTTGATGATGAAACTAAAGCAAGATTAAGAGAATGTATTCCTGATGAAGGAAGTGCAAACAACCCTATTGATGTATTAGGTGATGCACCAGTACAAAGATATAAAGAATCTTTAGATATTGTTCTTGAAGATGATCAAGTAGACAGTTTAATCATTATGGTTTGTCCTACTGCTTCAGCTGATCCTGATGGAATTGCAAAAGTAATTTTAGAAGCTGAGAAAAAATTCACCAAACCAATTATGGTTGTAAACATGGGTGGACCATCCTTTGACAATGCAAATGACATGCTTAGAGCAAACAATGTACCAACCTATGTTTTCCCTGAAACTGCAGTAAAAGCACTTGAAGCAATGACAAGATATGCACGTGTAGAAGAAAGGAACTACACTGACTGTGTATCTAACATTGAAGGTACCAATAAAGAAGAAGTAGCTAAAATCTTCGCTAAAGTTAAAGAAGATGGAAGAGACACTTTACTTGGTAGTGAAGCTTATGCTGTTGCTGATGCATATGGAATCTCTGCAGCTCCAATTAAACTTGCAACCTCAGCTAGTGATGCAGGAGACTTAGCAGAAGAAATGGAATTCCCAGTTGTATTAAAAATTGCATCTGACAAAATACTTCACAAATCCGATATTGGTGGTGTAAAAGTAGGAATTGAAAACAGAGAAGAAGCAGAAGCAGCTTATGATGAAATTATAGCTAATGCTAAGAAAGCTCACCCTGATATCATTCCTGATGGTGTAGAAGTACAAAAAATGATGCCATCTGGACAAGAAGTATTAGTTGGTATGGTAAAAGACAGACAATTCGGTCCAATGATTGCATTTGGTATGGGTGGAATCTATGTTAACCTTATTGAAGATGTATCCTTCAAATTAGCTAAAGGATTAACCTGTGATGAAATCGATGAACAAATTGAAAACACTAAAGTAGCTACTTTACTTAAAGGTTACAGAGGAGAAGCTCCTTGTGACATTGAAGAAGTAAAAGAAGCTATTAAAAGAGTAGCTAAATTAACTATTGATTTCCCAGAAATATCTGAATTAGATATTAACCCTATCTTTGTTTACGAAGAAGGATCAAGTGCACTTGACGTAAAAATTAAACTTGATTAATTTCTCTTAATCTAGAGAAATTAACCTCTTTTTTTTATTTTTTTATAATAGCTATTTTTTAATTAAAAGTCTTATTTTTCATAAATTATTTTTAACTATTAATCTTCAACTTTCCTTTGAAAGATATATAAGCTATTAATTTAATAAATAATATTGATTGATTAATGGTTTTATTTAGAAATATTGAACCATTTTTTATATTTGGGAGTTTCATTATGAGTTTAATTATTGCTTATGTTGGTAAAAAAGGCTGTGTAATGGCTAGTGATAAAAGAAAAATTGCTTATTTTGGAAATAAAGAAAATTTAGAAGCTTTAGAATCTGAACTTTACAATGGTGAAATAGCTACTGATGAAGAGTTATATAAAAGAGCAAAAGACTTTGACATCAGTATCAAAATATCTGATGATGGTAATAAAATTGACACTGTTGGAAATACTGTAATGGGTGAAGTTGCTTCTAAAGGTGCTTTTGAAACAAAAAGAAGAAGAATCTATGGAACTACAAATGGTTATCAAATCATTGAAATCATTGGTTCTGAAATTGTTTCACGTAGTGCTGGTGAAAAAGCCATTATCATATTTGGTAATAACTTTGCAAAAAAAGAAGCTGAAGCTTTAATTTCTAAAAAATGGAAATCTACTTTAAGTTTAAAATATATGGGTGATATATTTAAAGAGATTATCAATGAAGTTTCCCAGAAAACCCCTACTTTGGGAGATAAATTTGATGTTTTAATCCAACAGCCTAAATTCACTGCAGATGAAGCTCAAAAATATTTAAATGAAACTATTGATCAAGATGTTAAAGTATTAGCTAAAATTAGGCAAAAACTACAAGAAGATTTAATTGAAAAATCTAGAGAGATTGAACTAGCTTCAAAAATTATAAATGAAGGGGATATTGGTGAAGTAAGTTCAATTGAGGGTAATATGTTACAAGTTACACTAAATGATAAGACTCAGGCTTTTGATAACAACTGGAGGCAACTTGCAAAACCTAAAGGGAAAGTTATAATGTTTTGCGAGACCGACGATGTTAAAATTGGAGATAAAGTTGTTATTGAAAATGAAAACTTATGTTTAGAAAAGAATAAGTCTAATCTTTCTTGTAATATTATTTTATGTAATTTGTAGTTTTTATGGAGGTTTAAATGAAAATTACATTTTTAGGAACTGGTGGTGGAAGATTCTCAACTATCAGTCAACGCCGTATGACTGGTGGTTTTAGAATTGATAATCTAAATGGTATTAATTTACATGTAGATCCAGGTCCTGGTGCATTAGTGAGAACCTATCAGTTTGGTCTTGATCCAAGAAATCTCAGCGGTGTTTTCATTTCTCATGCCCATACTGACCATTATACTGATGCAGAGGTTCTTATTGAAGCAATGACAAGGGGTATGACTAAAGAAAATGGAGTTATAATAGGTAGTGAAAGTGTCTTCAATGGTTTTAAGGATTGGGGGCCTTGCATTTCTAATTACCATAAAAGCAAATCTGAAAATGTTGTCCTAAAACCAGGTGATGTTAAAAAATTACCTAAGTTTTCCATTAAGGGAACTAAAACAATTCATGGTGACCCTACAGGTGTGGGATTTCAGATAAGAACTAAAAATATCAATATTTCCTACACTACAGATACACAATACTTTGATGATTTAGCTAGTTATCATGAAGGTGCTGATATCTTTATTTCAAGTGTCATTAGACCGGGTAGTCAGTCAATTCGTGGTCATTTATGTTCAGATTCTTTTATTAAATTGTTAAAAGAGATCAAACCAAAACTTGCTATTATGACTCATTTCGGATTAAAGATGTTATCTGATAATCCAGTTGTTGAAGCTAAAAAAATAAGTGATGCTTCTGGTGTTAAAACATTAGCTGCTTTTGATGGTATGGCTTTGGATGTTAACTTTAGAAGACCAGATAAATCTGTAATATCTTCACTTAAAGATGAAAACTCCTTTTTATACAGGAGAGAAAAACAGAATACTTACCAATCATCACTTAGAGCTCATGAAAATGATGAACTGACAATTGGTAAATCTAAATTTGATAAAGGAACCACTATTAAGAAGGATTTCACTTTATCAAAAAGATAATTTTTTTTAAAAGGCAAATAATTACTGTTTATCTAGATTGGAAGGATGGATAAAACCTGATTGTAACATATGGTCTGCAAGAACAATAGCTAAGCTAGATTCTGCAACTACTGTTACTCTAGGACAGATACATGGGTCATGCCTTCCTTTTATACTTATTTTTTCATTTTCCATTTCACAGATATTTACTGAATCCTGTTTTTTTGATATGGAAGGAGTTGGTTTTACAGCTATTCTTGCAACAATTGGCATTCCATTACTCATTCCTCCGATTATTCCGCCGGAATTGTTGGTTTTGGTAAATACTTTTTTATTTTCTATATAATATTCATCGTTGTTTTGACTACCAACTAAATTGCTCACTTCAAATCCACGGCCAATTTCAACACCTTTAACAGCCCCGATGCTCATTAAGATGTTAGCTATTTCTCCATCTAACTTTCCAAATACTGGTTCGCCAAGCCCTGCAGGAATGCCTTTAGCTATTACTTCAACAACACCCCCAACAGATTCACCTTCTGCTTTTTTAGAGAGAATTAGTTCTTCCATTTCACTAGCTGCTTTTAAATCTCCACAGCGAACAACATTTTTCTCCACATTCTCTTTGATGGTGTCGAAGTCATGTTCTTTGGATTTTATATTTCCAATCTCTGTAACATGTGCTACAATATCAATATTCCGGGTTTTTAAGAGTTTTTTAGCTATTGCTCCTCCAATCACATGGCCAATGGTTACTCTTCCACTTCCACGGCCACCTCCATTGTAGTCGTAGTTGCCGTATTTCTCCATCCATGCATAATCGCCATGTCCTGGACGAGGGGTGTCTTTAAACATTGAATAATCTTTAGAATGCTGGTCTTTGTTAAAAACAACTCCTGCAATTGGAGTGCCATCTGTTTTACCTTCGAAAATTCCAGATAATATTTGGACTTGGTCAGATTCATTTCTTGGAGTTGTAACCGAACTAGTTCCAGGTCTTCTTTTATTTAGCTCAATTTGAATATCTTCCTCACTTAAAGGAAGATTTGCTGGACATCCATCAACTACAGCTCCAATAGCTTTTCCATGACTTGATCCAAAACTTGTAATAGAAAATTTTCTTCCAATTGTATTTACCATTTATTTGCCTCTTTGTATTGCTATTTCATTTTTTATTTATCATAATATTTATAATACATCAACTATTTATTACTGAACATCTTATAGTTTTTTGAAGATGAATTAATAAGGAGGTTGATATCATGTGTCAAGAAATAAATGATATTTATAATACATTAACTGAAACTTATTCTCACCTTGACTGGTGGCCAACTGGTTCTTATAAATCATTAGATATTGATAAAAGCAAATATTTAGTGGAAGTTGATGATAGTTATCCTGAAGAATATATAGATCAATTTGAAATTATTATGGGAACTATCTTAACTCAAAACACTACCTGGGTAAGTGTGGATAGGGCATTAGCTAACTTGGCATTATACACAGATTTTAATCCGAATAATATTTTAGATTTCATTAATAATGACGCTGATAAATTTAAACAGTTGATAAAACCTTCTGGTTATTTCAATCAAAAAACAATTTATCTTAAAAATATTGCAGAGTTCTTCATTGAGCTGAATGGTAGAACACCAACAAGAAAGGAAGTTTTGGCAGTAAAAGGTGTAGGTAATGAAACTGCAGATTCTATTTTGCTTTATGCTTTTGGTGAAAAAGAATTTGTTGTAGATGCATATACAAAAAGAATATTCTCATATTTGGGATTTATTAAGGAAACTGCAACATATCATCAGGTTAAAAAGCTATTTGAAGAGAATTTCCAAGGAGATGTAGATGATTATAAGCAATACCATGCTTTAATTGTAGAACATGCTAAAAATTATTATAAGAAAAAACCTTATGGGGTTAATGACAATATATTAAATAAGTTTAAGAGATGATTTAATGTATTTTCCAATTACAAGAATGAGAAGACTTAGAAAAACTGAAGAAATTAGAAATATTGTACGTGAAACTAAACTTAATAAAGAAGATTTAATCTATCCAATTTACTTTAAAGAAGCTCTTAAAGGAAATGAAAAAGAGCCTATTACATCAATGCCTGGTGAATTTAGATACTCTCTTGATTCTGGAGTTGAATTTGCAAAACATCTTGAAGAAAAAGGTTTAAAATCAATTATTGTATTTGGTGTTCCTTTAGAAAATACAAAAGATAAAATTGCCACTCCTGCATTTAAAGAAGATGGAATTGTTCAGAAAGCTATTGCAAGACTTAAAGAGGAAACTAACCTTGTTGTAATAAGTGATGTATGTCTTTGCCAATATACTTCTCATGGTCATTGCGGTTTGATTGTTGAAAATGAGAATACAGACTTTGGTCTTGAAATATTAAATGATGAATCATTAGAATATATTGCAAAAGTAGCTGTTTCCCATGCAAAAGCAGGAGCAGATATAGTAGCACCTTCTGATATGATGGATGGTAGAGTAGATGCAATTAGGGAAGCTCTTGACAGTGAAGGATTTGAAAATGTTGCAATAATGTCTTATTCAGCTAAATATGCATCTGCATTTTATGAACCATTTAGAGAAGCAGCTTGTTCTTCTCCAGGATTAGGGCATCGTAAAAGTTATCAGATGGATCCTGCAAATGCACGTGAAGCAATCCGTGAATGTGAATTGGATGTTGCTGAAGGAGCAGACTTTTTAATGGTTAAACCGGCTCTTCCTTACTTGGATATTGTACGCATGGTTAAAGATGAATTTAATCTTCCTTTAGTTGCATATAATGTAAGTGGGGAATATTCTATGATTATGGCAGCTATTGAAAAAGGATACTTAACAGAAAGAGCAATATCTGAATCTTTACTTTCAATAAAAAGAGCAGGTGCTGATTTAATTATAACTAACTTTGCACCATATGTGCTTGAAAATGATTTAATTGAATAAGTGGATAATATGGACTCAGAAAAAATAGCTAAAATAGCTCAAATTGCATCCTGTCTTGAAGTTAGTGGATATCCAAAACCTGGAAATGTTCATAGAACTCGTGATTTTGATGATATGGTCTTTGAAGACTTTTTAATAAGTGGAGTTGTAATTGGAGATACAATCAGAAAAGCAGCATCTTCTGTTGATGCAAATTATCCTGAAAATGCTCAAATGGGAAAATACATCTTAGAAGCAGTTAAAGAAACTGATAACTGGATTGCAAATAACACTAATCTTGGAATTGTAATGTTGCTTGTCCCTATATCCTGTGCAGCAGCTATCAGTAATTCCTTTGATGAAATCAGAGAGAATGTTGTTAAATTAATGGCAGCCACTACTGTTGATGATGCTATTGATTTGTATGATGCTATAAACATTGCTGATGCTGGTGGAATGGGCGATCAGGATGAGTATGATGTAGCCAGTGAAAATGCAAAAGAGGAGTTAAGAGAAAACAATCAAACAATGTATGATGTTTTAAAAATCTCAGCTCCATGGGATAGACTAGCTAGTGAATTAACTACAGACATGCCAACATGCTTTGATATAGGTTTTAAAACATATTCTGAAGTTAAAAATAATGATTCCTTAAATAGGGCTTCAGTTTTAACTTTCCTGACTATTTTATCTCAAGTTCCTGACACTTTAATTTCTAGAAAGTATGGGGATGAGAAAGCTGGTGAAGTATCTAATCAAACTGAAGATTTGCTTAAATTTAAAGATGATAATGACTTTTCAGATAAATTAGATGAATTTGATAATTATTTATTTGAAAATAAGTTAAATCCTGGAACAACTGCTGATTTGACTGCTGCATCTATTATGCTTAGTTTTTTAGCTAGTGAATTTGACAGCTAAAAAATTTTCTTTTTTTTTATTTTTTAAATTTTCACTTTAAAATAGATTTTTTATAATCTAAACATTTATTAATTATCTAAACAAAAATATATAATATTATTAAATGTTTAATTATGGTGTTTAAATGAGTGAGGATATTAAAAAAACCATTAATGAATTACATATATATGAAAAAAAGCTTTTAAATGAACTAAAAAATAATGAAAATATCACTCCTGAAGAAATAGCTGAAAATACTGGAATGGATATTAAATCAGTTATGAGTGCAGCAGGTTCTCTTGCTTCCAAGGATATTATTGATGTTAAAAAGGATGTTGAAGAAACAATCTCATTAACAGAAGATGGAGTTAAATATGCTGAAGCTGGACTTCCTGAACGTAAACTTCTTGAAACTCTTGCAGATAAAAAAGAAATGAACATGGGAGAGCTTCAAAAAGAATCAGGTATTGATAAAAAGGATACCAGTATTGCTATTGGTTGGTTAGTCCGTAAAAACTGGGCTAAAATCAATAAAGGAATTGTTACTTTAACTGATTTAGGTCAGGAATCCAATGATTCTTTAGGTGATGATGAAAAATTATTAAATTTACTTTTAGAGAAAAAAGAAGCTCTTAAACAGAACCTTCAAGATGCATTAATTG is part of the Methanobrevibacter woesei genome and encodes:
- a CDS encoding DUF447 domain-containing protein, which encodes MEFNLEGIGIEKGLQYECIYTTENSKGEKNAGPFGFKYLGDDKVSCTLFEGSQTLKNIMETKKYTVNITEDPLIFTYATIGNLPDEYFDDELAVIKDVPAYLTIEVESIEEADKDKFPLKNEKSLYLIEGKITDMKINNRCAHAYNRGLSSLIECLVNYSRYFIVDDEMKAFYENRLDENQRIINKVSDKKTQEAIAYLKDNMLKNK
- the acs gene encoding acetate--CoA ligase alpha subunit, with product MRDLNKIFKPDSVAVIGASNTPGKVGYIIVDNMVSGGYQGKIYPVNPNADGEIQGLKAYANIKDIPDKVDLVIMSIPAVFVNDSVRDCGEAGVENMVVISAGFKEIGEEGAKLEEELTALGEEYGINIIGPNSLGTTDSHTPLNSSFSQMMPPAGNIAFISQSGAMMVAILDWSVRSGIGFSKVISLGNKAGVTETELMKYLADDPETAVIICYLESISEDDDFINSMRETAAKKPIIILKSGSSSAGAEAASSHTGALAGSDLAFDTAFKQSGILRVETMADLFDLGLAFSKAPLPTGPNVAIITNAGGGGVVTVDAMEKAGLKLVQFDDETKARLRECIPDEGSANNPIDVLGDAPVQRYKESLDIVLEDDQVDSLIIMVCPTASADPDGIAKVILEAEKKFTKPIMVVNMGGPSFDNANDMLRANNVPTYVFPETAVKALEAMTRYARVEERNYTDCVSNIEGTNKEEVAKIFAKVKEDGRDTLLGSEAYAVADAYGISAAPIKLATSASDAGDLAEEMEFPVVLKIASDKILHKSDIGGVKVGIENREEAEAAYDEIIANAKKAHPDIIPDGVEVQKMMPSGQEVLVGMVKDRQFGPMIAFGMGGIYVNLIEDVSFKLAKGLTCDEIDEQIENTKVATLLKGYRGEAPCDIEEVKEAIKRVAKLTIDFPEISELDINPIFVYEEGSSALDVKIKLD
- a CDS encoding MJ0548 connectase family domain-containing protein, encoding MSLIIAYVGKKGCVMASDKRKIAYFGNKENLEALESELYNGEIATDEELYKRAKDFDISIKISDDGNKIDTVGNTVMGEVASKGAFETKRRRIYGTTNGYQIIEIIGSEIVSRSAGEKAIIIFGNNFAKKEAEALISKKWKSTLSLKYMGDIFKEIINEVSQKTPTLGDKFDVLIQQPKFTADEAQKYLNETIDQDVKVLAKIRQKLQEDLIEKSREIELASKIINEGDIGEVSSIEGNMLQVTLNDKTQAFDNNWRQLAKPKGKVIMFCETDDVKIGDKVVIENENLCLEKNKSNLSCNIILCNL
- a CDS encoding MBL fold metallo-hydrolase, encoding MKITFLGTGGGRFSTISQRRMTGGFRIDNLNGINLHVDPGPGALVRTYQFGLDPRNLSGVFISHAHTDHYTDAEVLIEAMTRGMTKENGVIIGSESVFNGFKDWGPCISNYHKSKSENVVLKPGDVKKLPKFSIKGTKTIHGDPTGVGFQIRTKNINISYTTDTQYFDDLASYHEGADIFISSVIRPGSQSIRGHLCSDSFIKLLKEIKPKLAIMTHFGLKMLSDNPVVEAKKISDASGVKTLAAFDGMALDVNFRRPDKSVISSLKDENSFLYRREKQNTYQSSLRAHENDELTIGKSKFDKGTTIKKDFTLSKR
- the aroC gene encoding chorismate synthase; the protein is MVNTIGRKFSITSFGSSHGKAIGAVVDGCPANLPLSEEDIQIELNKRRPGTSSVTTPRNESDQVQILSGIFEGKTDGTPIAGVVFNKDQHSKDYSMFKDTPRPGHGDYAWMEKYGNYDYNGGGRGSGRVTIGHVIGGAIAKKLLKTRNIDIVAHVTEIGNIKSKEHDFDTIKENVEKNVVRCGDLKAASEMEELILSKKAEGESVGGVVEVIAKGIPAGLGEPVFGKLDGEIANILMSIGAVKGVEIGRGFEVSNLVGSQNNDEYYIENKKVFTKTNNSGGIIGGMSNGMPIVARIAVKPTPSISKKQDSVNICEMENEKISIKGRHDPCICPRVTVVAESSLAIVLADHMLQSGFIHPSNLDKQ
- a CDS encoding endonuclease III domain-containing protein — encoded protein: MCQEINDIYNTLTETYSHLDWWPTGSYKSLDIDKSKYLVEVDDSYPEEYIDQFEIIMGTILTQNTTWVSVDRALANLALYTDFNPNNILDFINNDADKFKQLIKPSGYFNQKTIYLKNIAEFFIELNGRTPTRKEVLAVKGVGNETADSILLYAFGEKEFVVDAYTKRIFSYLGFIKETATYHQVKKLFEENFQGDVDDYKQYHALIVEHAKNYYKKKPYGVNDNILNKFKR
- the hemB gene encoding porphobilinogen synthase gives rise to the protein MYFPITRMRRLRKTEEIRNIVRETKLNKEDLIYPIYFKEALKGNEKEPITSMPGEFRYSLDSGVEFAKHLEEKGLKSIIVFGVPLENTKDKIATPAFKEDGIVQKAIARLKEETNLVVISDVCLCQYTSHGHCGLIVENENTDFGLEILNDESLEYIAKVAVSHAKAGADIVAPSDMMDGRVDAIREALDSEGFENVAIMSYSAKYASAFYEPFREAACSSPGLGHRKSYQMDPANAREAIRECELDVAEGADFLMVKPALPYLDIVRMVKDEFNLPLVAYNVSGEYSMIMAAIEKGYLTERAISESLLSIKRAGADLIITNFAPYVLENDLIE
- a CDS encoding triphosphoribosyl-dephospho-CoA synthase, whose protein sequence is MDSEKIAKIAQIASCLEVSGYPKPGNVHRTRDFDDMVFEDFLISGVVIGDTIRKAASSVDANYPENAQMGKYILEAVKETDNWIANNTNLGIVMLLVPISCAAAISNSFDEIRENVVKLMAATTVDDAIDLYDAINIADAGGMGDQDEYDVASENAKEELRENNQTMYDVLKISAPWDRLASELTTDMPTCFDIGFKTYSEVKNNDSLNRASVLTFLTILSQVPDTLISRKYGDEKAGEVSNQTEDLLKFKDDNDFSDKLDEFDNYLFENKLNPGTTADLTAASIMLSFLASEFDS